From Marinobacter alexandrii, one genomic window encodes:
- a CDS encoding phosphotransferase, with amino-acid sequence MAELHNQILKITEAKAIIRTESVQTLWSGYGEIKRYYLEGGKYPNVIVKHIQLSDTDIHPKGWNTSLSHHRKLKSYQVERKWYQQYANQTNIHCRVPQSYYAVEEGTDLLLVMEDLDSVGFNIRLHHEEVALKDAKNCLSWLAHFHARFMGDTGDGLWPIGTYWHLNTRPDELERMENISLKKAANGIDQQLNNSTYQTLVHGDAKLANFCFNKNGTVAAVDFQYVGRGCGIKDVVYFISSCFDEEACEKYEPELLNHYFKQLEIALNKIVDYQSVKEEWSMLYRYAWADFYRFLDGWSPGHWKMHSYSERMTQEVLEELKIV; translated from the coding sequence ATGGCAGAGCTGCATAATCAAATACTTAAGATAACTGAGGCTAAAGCTATTATTCGCACAGAGTCTGTTCAAACACTATGGAGTGGTTATGGAGAGATAAAACGATATTATCTAGAAGGAGGAAAGTATCCTAATGTTATCGTCAAACATATTCAATTGTCAGATACTGATATACATCCCAAAGGATGGAATACTTCATTATCACACCATCGAAAGCTAAAGTCTTATCAGGTGGAAAGGAAATGGTATCAACAGTATGCAAACCAAACGAATATACATTGCAGAGTTCCGCAGAGCTATTATGCTGTGGAAGAGGGGACGGATCTATTACTGGTCATGGAAGATTTGGATTCGGTTGGTTTTAATATCAGGCTCCATCATGAAGAAGTTGCTTTAAAAGATGCAAAAAATTGCCTTTCATGGCTGGCTCATTTTCATGCAAGGTTCATGGGAGATACAGGTGATGGGCTATGGCCAATTGGCACTTATTGGCACTTGAATACACGACCAGATGAATTAGAAAGGATGGAAAATATTTCGCTTAAAAAAGCGGCTAATGGCATAGATCAGCAACTCAATAATTCAACGTATCAAACATTGGTTCATGGAGACGCTAAGCTTGCTAACTTTTGCTTTAATAAAAATGGGACAGTTGCTGCAGTCGATTTTCAATATGTTGGAAGAGGATGTGGGATAAAGGATGTTGTCTATTTTATTAGCAGTTGTTTTGATGAAGAAGCGTGTGAGAAATATGAGCCCGAACTTCTCAATCATTACTTTAAGCAACTTGAAATAGCATTAAATAAAATAGTTGATTATCAATCAGTTAAAGAAGAATGGAGTATGCTGTATCGTTATGCTTGGGCAGATTTTTATCGCTTTCTGGACGGCTGGAGTCCTGGCCATTGGAAAATGCATAGCTATAGTGAAAGAATGACTCAAGAAGTGTTGGAGGAATTGAAAATCGTATGA
- a CDS encoding EF-hand domain-containing protein, with protein sequence MQLKDTIKKWVFFFYALDVNRDGVLEPADMSEIINRLVSAKPGLFSESETNHLRYVTLKNFDRLLIEATNGKGRKINILEWVEIIKRNNETDRESYFIRWFSVSAVRFLFDLFDQNKDGVIDFDEFESLYRILGLNRANIIFAFKQLDVNKDGVLSKAEMYDAISNYFSSSNATINNYTFGQFRSLSDEYLEKVLAVAL encoded by the coding sequence GTGCAACTCAAGGATACAATCAAAAAGTGGGTTTTCTTTTTCTATGCACTAGATGTGAATCGTGATGGTGTATTAGAACCAGCTGATATGAGTGAAATCATTAACAGATTGGTTAGTGCCAAACCCGGACTATTTAGTGAGTCTGAGACAAATCACCTGAGATATGTCACGCTTAAAAATTTTGACAGGCTTCTTATTGAGGCAACCAACGGCAAGGGTCGGAAAATCAATATATTGGAATGGGTTGAAATCATCAAACGAAATAATGAGACGGATAGGGAATCGTATTTTATACGCTGGTTCTCTGTTTCTGCTGTAAGGTTTCTATTTGATCTATTTGATCAAAATAAGGATGGGGTCATCGATTTTGATGAGTTTGAATCTCTATATCGAATCTTAGGTTTAAATAGAGCGAACATCATCTTTGCTTTTAAACAGCTCGATGTAAACAAAGATGGAGTGCTGAGTAAAGCTGAAATGTATGATGCGATAAGTAACTACTTCTCATCCAGCAACGCAACGATAAACAATTATACCTTTGGTCAATTCCGATCTCTTAGTGATGAGTATCTAGAGAAAGTGCTAGCAGTTGCCCTCTAG
- a CDS encoding cold-shock protein: protein MQEGTVKFFNSEKGFGFITPSDSSDDIFVHVNGLIDEIRENDKVQFETEQGRKGLNAVNVEVLN from the coding sequence ATGCAAGAAGGAACAGTAAAATTTTTCAACAGTGAAAAGGGTTTTGGATTTATAACTCCAAGCGACTCTAGTGACGATATTTTCGTACATGTAAATGGTCTGATAGATGAAATCAGAGAAAATGACAAAGTACAATTCGAGACAGAACAAGGAAGAAAAGGCTTAAATGCTGTGAACGTAGAGGTTTTGAACTAA
- a CDS encoding cold-shock protein: MPEGTVKFFNSEKGFGFITPSDSSKDIFVHTSGLIHEIMENDKVAYEVEEGKKGLNAVNVERID, translated from the coding sequence ATGCCAGAAGGAACAGTAAAATTTTTCAACAGTGAAAAAGGTTTTGGATTTATCACGCCAAGTGATTCAAGCAAAGATATTTTCGTACACACTAGCGGATTAATCCATGAGATCATGGAAAACGATAAAGTTGCTTACGAAGTAGAAGAAGGTAAAAAAGGTTTGAACGCCGTAAACGTTGAGCGCATAGATTAA
- a CDS encoding PAS domain-containing protein: protein MNTHLDISELDRTYQEDKETYHKLVENLAVGVGIYNANAIPLECNKAAFELLGLSKEQFMGNTAMDAYWKVTHEDGRKFETYDFPIIDVITNYKPKLGVIMGVSRPLLNDKVWLEVNAHPILLSGSIKHVICTFKDVTDRFEVET from the coding sequence ATGAATACTCATCTAGACATATCCGAATTAGATAGAACCTATCAAGAGGATAAAGAAACCTATCATAAATTAGTTGAGAATCTTGCCGTAGGTGTTGGTATATATAATGCAAACGCTATACCCTTAGAATGCAACAAGGCGGCCTTTGAATTATTAGGACTTTCCAAAGAGCAGTTTATGGGTAACACGGCCATGGATGCATATTGGAAAGTGACCCACGAAGATGGACGCAAGTTTGAAACTTATGATTTCCCTATTATTGATGTAATTACTAACTACAAACCGAAACTTGGAGTAATTATGGGAGTTTCCAGACCTTTATTGAATGATAAGGTTTGGTTAGAGGTAAATGCCCACCCTATACTTTTAAGTGGATCTATAAAGCATGTGATTTGTACATTTAAAGATGTGACAGATCGATTTGAAGTTGAAACCTAG
- a CDS encoding DUF1987 domain-containing protein produces the protein MEPIKIYPTRNTPAVLLDPSKGVFKLYGRSSPENALQFYESLRSTLSTKISAEKMDVRIKMEYFNTSSSKCIYDLLKEIKALKDKGKEVMVRWYYDEDDEDMYEAGEDYSDLLDLPFKFIEYHPKDQYQKSA, from the coding sequence ATGGAACCAATAAAAATTTACCCTACCAGAAATACACCAGCTGTTTTACTTGATCCGTCAAAAGGCGTTTTTAAGCTTTACGGAAGGTCAAGCCCAGAGAACGCACTTCAGTTTTACGAATCTTTAAGAAGCACATTATCAACTAAGATAAGTGCGGAAAAGATGGATGTAAGAATTAAGATGGAATATTTTAATACGAGCTCTTCCAAGTGTATATATGACCTTTTGAAAGAGATAAAGGCTTTAAAAGACAAAGGGAAAGAAGTGATGGTTCGTTGGTACTATGATGAAGATGATGAAGATATGTATGAAGCTGGTGAGGACTACAGCGACTTGTTAGATCTTCCTTTTAAGTTCATAGAATATCATCCTAAAGACCAGTATCAAAAGAGTGCATAG
- a CDS encoding MBL fold metallo-hydrolase has product MKINSRHYLFILLALIALSGTAQITPQSKAMAVHYIDVGQADASLLEFPCGAILIDAGVANNERIEQLTTYLDAFFERRSDLNKTLDLVIVTHCHVDHNRALQSIANRFTIKNYIDNGLKKGSGKKNQKWMQQEYQSIHSTYSFEAITAGGNASGLTNDSIDPINCNGIDPKIRLLSGSFENRPPGWSNTDFEKNGNNHSIVIKVEYGESSFLFTGDLDFEGIETMLKHYSAFDNPQPNNMVDIDVYQVGHHGAKNGTNEELMNAMTPMHSVISVGQWTNTTSWTASQYGHPHENAINFLLNGTTETRAISVKEWVGLKGESRGSKNVPYDRFEERLIDKSIYATGWDGTIIITVDDHKNYAIDY; this is encoded by the coding sequence ATGAAAATTAACTCAAGACACTACCTATTCATTCTGCTTGCATTAATTGCTTTAAGCGGAACCGCACAAATTACACCTCAAAGCAAAGCAATGGCAGTCCATTATATTGATGTAGGCCAAGCCGATGCATCACTTCTAGAGTTTCCTTGTGGCGCTATTTTGATTGATGCTGGGGTTGCCAATAATGAAAGAATTGAACAGCTGACTACTTACCTTGACGCTTTTTTTGAACGACGTAGTGATTTGAACAAAACATTAGATTTAGTGATTGTAACGCATTGTCATGTTGATCATAACCGAGCTCTGCAGTCTATTGCAAATAGATTCACGATAAAAAACTATATAGACAATGGATTGAAAAAAGGGTCCGGAAAGAAGAACCAGAAGTGGATGCAACAAGAGTATCAATCCATTCATTCCACGTATAGCTTTGAGGCAATCACTGCTGGAGGTAATGCAAGTGGACTAACGAATGATAGCATAGATCCGATAAACTGTAATGGAATAGATCCTAAAATAAGGTTGCTCTCAGGTTCATTTGAGAATCGACCACCTGGTTGGTCTAATACTGACTTTGAGAAAAATGGCAATAATCACAGCATCGTCATTAAGGTAGAATATGGAGAATCTTCATTCTTATTTACTGGTGACTTAGATTTTGAAGGAATTGAGACTATGTTAAAGCATTATTCAGCTTTTGACAACCCACAACCAAATAATATGGTTGACATTGATGTTTATCAAGTAGGGCATCATGGAGCCAAAAATGGCACAAATGAAGAACTGATGAATGCGATGACACCTATGCATTCTGTGATCTCCGTGGGACAATGGACAAATACAACTAGCTGGACTGCTAGTCAATATGGTCATCCACACGAAAATGCCATTAATTTTTTATTGAATGGAACAACAGAAACTCGTGCCATCTCTGTCAAAGAATGGGTAGGATTAAAAGGGGAGAGTAGGGGAAGTAAGAATGTGCCCTATGATCGTTTCGAAGAACGGCTAATAGATAAATCTATCTATGCTACTGGTTGGGATGGTACAATCATCATTACCGTAGATGATCACAAAAATTATGCAATAGATTATTAA
- a CDS encoding helix-turn-helix transcriptional regulator — MDLINKNIRALRKLKNIKSQSEFGDMIDVPTHNINKYEHNVIPKPEVLRVIASTFKINLHLFITKELTESNYEEFKIELNTEVKLESLLNEVSTEYQIKRSDLDRFTTLFGDKLKRLEKDELNAIDRQKLFDDLKAIFLSFNKKLTEFYVMQDNLAQIIGENKTNQL; from the coding sequence TTGGACTTAATCAACAAAAACATACGAGCTCTCAGAAAACTGAAAAACATTAAGAGTCAAAGTGAATTTGGCGATATGATAGATGTGCCCACACATAATATCAATAAGTATGAACACAATGTGATACCGAAACCTGAAGTGCTTCGAGTTATCGCATCTACGTTCAAGATTAATCTGCACTTATTCATAACAAAAGAACTTACAGAATCTAATTACGAGGAATTCAAAATCGAGCTTAACACAGAAGTCAAACTTGAAAGCTTACTAAACGAGGTAAGTACGGAATATCAAATAAAACGCAGTGACTTAGACCGATTTACTACATTGTTTGGAGATAAATTAAAAAGACTGGAGAAAGATGAATTGAATGCGATAGACCGTCAAAAATTATTTGATGATCTAAAAGCTATTTTCCTATCATTCAATAAAAAACTGACTGAGTTTTACGTCATGCAAGATAATCTCGCCCAAATCATTGGTGAGAACAAGACTAATCAACTTTGA
- a CDS encoding tetratricopeptide repeat protein → MMTILTKNLKHFIGVLLFASFVFISCNHDSSLEVTSPKINANLDEMLLESLDLMEESPASALTQLDDIIKRADAIHSKYYSGKAKWYKAYIYDDVLEDVALAYNQYYDALEDILQTNDVSLKMSIYNNLGILYRMYEQYDAAISNYEEAIKFENELSKKQLSDLYYNYGRSLKMKGGEAAFLQAEQAFTQSLKLAEEIDHQENIALVYNEIGSMYKKLDNHEVARLSYSKIIQTFGDNSEMNQFVGLAYHNLGDSYMTEGKLEEAEKAFNKALEFKTVSSSIFITKYDLGTILMKSGQSEKAIATWKDALTESHNKNSLEHIKIYSDLTKVLSSENQVKEALTYSEIYTDNVKNILAQGEKYKILNERILFANVVSEYDEFNKPVPLFSRPLVILALILGFGALIYSIVFIYYRSKSKKKVSEVVSKIQTDFLDIKVD, encoded by the coding sequence ATGATGACAATACTCACTAAAAACTTAAAGCATTTCATTGGCGTTCTTCTTTTCGCCTCATTTGTTTTTATTTCCTGCAATCACGATTCTTCTTTGGAGGTCACTAGTCCAAAGATAAATGCCAATCTAGATGAGATGCTATTAGAATCTCTGGATTTAATGGAAGAAAGTCCAGCATCAGCACTAACTCAACTTGACGACATTATTAAAAGAGCCGATGCGATCCATTCAAAGTATTACTCTGGAAAAGCTAAATGGTATAAAGCATACATCTATGATGATGTTTTAGAGGATGTAGCATTGGCTTACAATCAATACTATGATGCACTCGAAGATATCTTGCAGACCAATGATGTATCATTGAAGATGAGTATTTACAATAACTTAGGTATTCTTTATCGAATGTATGAGCAGTATGATGCTGCAATCTCCAATTATGAAGAGGCCATTAAATTCGAAAATGAGTTATCCAAGAAACAACTTTCAGATCTTTATTATAATTACGGTAGATCTCTTAAGATGAAAGGTGGAGAGGCAGCATTTCTCCAAGCGGAACAGGCGTTCACTCAGTCATTGAAGCTTGCAGAGGAAATAGATCACCAAGAGAATATCGCTCTTGTATATAATGAGATTGGGTCGATGTATAAAAAGTTAGATAATCATGAGGTGGCACGATTATCTTATTCTAAGATAATCCAAACCTTTGGAGACAACTCAGAAATGAATCAATTTGTGGGGTTAGCATATCATAATTTAGGTGATTCATACATGACTGAAGGAAAATTGGAAGAAGCTGAAAAAGCTTTTAATAAAGCTTTGGAATTCAAAACAGTAAGCAGTTCTATTTTTATTACAAAATATGATCTTGGCACCATTCTAATGAAGTCTGGCCAATCCGAAAAAGCCATAGCTACTTGGAAAGATGCTTTGACAGAGAGTCACAACAAGAACAGCTTAGAACATATAAAAATCTATTCGGACCTGACAAAGGTATTGAGCTCAGAAAATCAAGTGAAAGAAGCACTAACTTATTCTGAGATTTATACTGATAATGTGAAAAACATATTAGCTCAAGGAGAGAAGTATAAAATTTTAAATGAACGTATACTTTTCGCAAATGTGGTGAGTGAATATGATGAGTTTAATAAACCAGTACCACTCTTTTCTAGGCCTTTGGTTATTCTAGCTTTAATCCTAGGGTTTGGTGCATTAATCTACTCAATAGTATTTATTTACTATAGATCTAAGTCGAAGAAAAAAGTATCAGAAGTTGTTTCTAAAATTCAAACAGATTTTTTGGATATCAAAGTTGATTAG